A region from the Haloarcula limicola genome encodes:
- a CDS encoding ABC transporter permease subunit, translating to MADDHALAGLGERFEGPNTVGSGRGFWVALAVAAAALFAYPSLTSIYQATQLSRYLVAAFLALSLAFVWGYAGILSFGQNAFYGLAAYAFAVTVGNLASPLGTTAAAAVAVGFGALASLVLGYFMFYGGVRDVYVTITTLVVTVVLNTYGTTASQVFVGSVNLGGDTGVGISDVVLGAGPVTVTLVQPLTYYVIAGLLVATYLGLRVFVNSDFGRVMVAIREDEDRAEMFGYDVKFRKLVVFTIGGGLAGLGGVLYMFQSYSVTPETVFSAAAAALPVVWVSVGGRKTLLGPIIAAVAIEWVRTAAAVQFPEVARIGVGLLMIVSILLLPEGAVPGVRSVYGYFDRHGLVDGSRRATERVRHTLRRTLLGWLPGAENGPEVARE from the coding sequence ATGGCCGACGACCACGCGCTGGCCGGCCTCGGCGAGCGCTTCGAGGGGCCGAACACGGTCGGGAGCGGCCGCGGCTTCTGGGTCGCGCTCGCGGTCGCCGCCGCGGCGCTGTTCGCGTACCCGTCGCTCACGAGCATCTATCAGGCGACCCAGCTATCGCGGTATCTCGTCGCCGCGTTCCTCGCGCTGTCGCTGGCGTTCGTCTGGGGGTACGCCGGGATACTCAGTTTCGGACAGAACGCCTTCTACGGCCTCGCGGCGTACGCCTTCGCCGTCACCGTCGGCAACCTCGCCTCGCCGCTCGGGACGACGGCCGCGGCCGCCGTCGCCGTCGGCTTCGGCGCGCTCGCGTCGCTCGTGCTGGGCTACTTCATGTTCTACGGCGGCGTGCGCGACGTGTACGTGACGATCACGACGCTGGTCGTCACCGTCGTGTTGAACACCTACGGGACGACCGCCAGCCAGGTGTTCGTCGGCTCGGTCAACCTCGGGGGCGACACCGGGGTCGGCATCTCGGACGTCGTCCTCGGTGCCGGGCCGGTGACGGTCACCCTCGTCCAGCCGCTCACCTACTACGTCATCGCCGGGCTCCTCGTGGCGACGTACCTCGGCCTGCGCGTCTTCGTCAACTCGGACTTCGGCCGCGTGATGGTCGCGATCCGCGAGGACGAGGACCGCGCCGAGATGTTCGGCTACGACGTGAAGTTCCGGAAGCTCGTCGTCTTCACCATCGGCGGCGGGCTGGCCGGGCTGGGCGGCGTCCTCTACATGTTCCAGTCGTACTCGGTCACACCCGAGACGGTCTTCAGCGCCGCCGCCGCGGCGCTCCCGGTCGTCTGGGTCAGCGTCGGCGGCCGGAAGACGCTGCTCGGGCCGATCATCGCCGCCGTCGCCATCGAGTGGGTCCGCACCGCGGCCGCCGTCCAGTTCCCCGAAGTGGCCCGGATCGGCGTCGGTCTCCTGATGATCGTCTCGATCCTGCTGCTTCCGGAGGGGGCCGTTCCGGGCGTTCGGAGCGTCTACGGCTACTTCGACCGACACGGCCTCGTCGACGGGAGCCGGCGGGCGACCGAACGGGTCAGACACACGCTCAGGCGGACTCTCCTCGGGTGGCTCCCTGGTGCCGAGAACGGACCGGAGGTGGCCCGGGAATGA
- a CDS encoding urease subunit beta, producing MAEDLVPGEVIPEAGTLTLNEGRETAAVTVGNTGDRPVQVGSHFHFFEANAALAFDREAAFGMRLNIPAGTAVRFEPGDEQTVDLVAIGGKRVAHGMNGMVNGSVDGDPSEAIERLRDAGFGDSEARSESGPRDSERGGTTREQDDEGDAE from the coding sequence ATGGCTGAAGACCTCGTTCCCGGCGAAGTGATACCCGAAGCGGGAACGCTGACGCTGAACGAGGGACGCGAGACGGCCGCGGTGACCGTCGGCAACACCGGCGACCGGCCGGTGCAGGTCGGGTCGCACTTCCACTTCTTCGAGGCCAACGCCGCCCTCGCGTTCGACCGCGAGGCGGCTTTCGGGATGCGCCTGAACATCCCCGCGGGCACCGCCGTCCGGTTCGAACCGGGCGACGAGCAGACGGTCGACCTCGTCGCCATCGGCGGTAAGCGCGTCGCTCACGGGATGAACGGGATGGTCAACGGAAGTGTGGACGGCGACCCGAGCGAGGCGATCGAGCGGCTGCGAGACGCCGGTTTCGGGGATAGCGAGGCGCGCTCGGAGAGCGGGCCTCGGGACAGCGAGCGGGGAGGAACGACCCGCGAGCAGGACGACGAGGGGGACGCGGAGTGA
- a CDS encoding PINc/VapC family ATPase, which yields MEIVPDTSVVIDGRVSEQIEADADPDSDVDGMGFAGATVVVPEAVVGELEAQANDGRETGWEGLEELQRLVDLADDGTVDLEYVGRRPDAVEKRDAGEGEIDALIRDVAQNREATLVTSDDVQAEVTRAKGLDVEFIEPRGRTIDRLQIENFFDEGTMSVHLKVGVKPYAKKGSIGDMHYQPIRDDLATEEELRQYADDIEEAARSSPEGFLELDEPGMSIVQFKDMRIAIARPPFSDAREITAVRPIVKTELDDYEHADELRERFTEHQRGVLISGSPGAGKSTFAQAVGEFLVDADYAVKTMEKPRDLQVGPDITQYTALGGSMEKTADSLLMVRPDYTIYDEVRKTDDFEVFADMRLAGVGMVGVVHATRAVDALQRLIGRVELGLIPQIVDTVVYIEAGEVHTVYDVTTEVKVPQGLMEEDLARPVIVVRDFETGQPEYEIYTFNRQVVTVPLNEDDDDQDSGVDRLAKQEVEREIRAIARGHVDVELRGPNNAVVWVEDDDIPQVIGKGGGRITDVENRLGIDIDVRTLEEKPTGPSGGPQTDSGGSQQGEIVQPEVTSRHVIVPLDGHAGDTVEVQADGEYLFTATVSRGGEIQVSRGSGIAEELERAIDRGMTITVVPS from the coding sequence ATGGAAATCGTACCGGACACGAGCGTGGTCATCGACGGCCGCGTGTCCGAGCAGATAGAGGCCGACGCCGACCCGGATTCGGACGTGGACGGCATGGGCTTCGCCGGCGCGACGGTCGTCGTCCCCGAAGCCGTCGTCGGCGAACTCGAAGCACAGGCCAACGACGGGCGAGAGACCGGCTGGGAGGGGCTCGAAGAGCTCCAGCGACTCGTCGACCTCGCCGACGACGGCACCGTCGACCTCGAATACGTCGGCCGACGACCGGACGCCGTCGAGAAGCGCGACGCCGGCGAGGGCGAGATCGACGCGCTCATCCGCGACGTGGCCCAGAACCGCGAGGCGACGCTGGTGACGAGCGACGACGTGCAGGCCGAGGTCACCCGCGCGAAGGGCCTCGACGTGGAGTTCATCGAGCCGCGCGGTCGGACGATCGACCGCCTCCAGATAGAGAACTTCTTCGACGAGGGGACGATGAGTGTCCACCTCAAGGTCGGCGTCAAGCCCTACGCGAAGAAGGGCTCCATCGGCGACATGCACTACCAACCGATCCGGGACGACCTCGCCACGGAGGAGGAGCTCCGGCAGTACGCCGACGACATCGAGGAGGCCGCCCGCTCCTCGCCCGAGGGCTTCCTCGAACTCGACGAGCCGGGCATGAGCATCGTCCAGTTCAAGGACATGCGGATCGCCATCGCCCGACCGCCGTTCTCGGACGCCCGCGAGATCACGGCCGTGCGACCCATCGTCAAGACGGAGCTAGACGACTACGAACACGCCGACGAACTGCGCGAGCGCTTCACCGAGCACCAGCGCGGCGTCCTCATCTCGGGGTCGCCCGGAGCCGGGAAGTCGACGTTCGCACAGGCGGTCGGCGAGTTCCTCGTCGACGCCGACTACGCGGTCAAGACGATGGAGAAGCCGCGGGACCTGCAGGTCGGCCCGGACATCACCCAGTACACCGCGCTGGGCGGGTCGATGGAGAAGACCGCCGACTCGCTGTTGATGGTCCGGCCGGACTACACCATCTACGACGAGGTCCGGAAGACCGACGACTTCGAGGTCTTTGCGGACATGCGACTCGCGGGCGTCGGGATGGTCGGCGTCGTCCACGCGACGCGGGCCGTCGACGCCCTCCAACGGCTCATCGGCCGCGTCGAGTTGGGCCTCATCCCGCAGATCGTCGACACCGTCGTCTACATCGAGGCCGGCGAGGTCCACACCGTCTACGACGTGACGACCGAGGTCAAGGTCCCGCAGGGGCTGATGGAGGAGGACCTCGCGCGCCCGGTCATCGTCGTCCGGGACTTCGAGACCGGCCAGCCCGAGTACGAGATCTACACCTTCAACCGCCAGGTCGTCACCGTCCCGCTGAACGAGGACGACGACGACCAGGACTCCGGCGTGGACCGCCTCGCGAAGCAGGAGGTCGAGCGCGAGATCCGCGCCATCGCCCGCGGCCACGTCGACGTCGAACTCCGCGGGCCGAACAACGCCGTCGTCTGGGTCGAAGACGACGATATCCCGCAGGTCATCGGGAAGGGCGGCGGCCGCATCACCGACGTGGAGAACCGACTGGGCATCGACATCGACGTGCGGACGCTCGAAGAGAAACCCACCGGCCCCTCCGGCGGCCCCCAGACCGACAGTGGCGGCAGCCAGCAGGGCGAGATCGTCCAACCCGAGGTCACCTCACGGCACGTCATCGTCCCCCTCGACGGGCACGCGGGCGACACCGTCGAAGTGCAGGCCGACGGCGAGTACCTCTTCACCGCCACGGTCTCCCGCGGCGGCGAGATCCAGGTCTCGCGCGGGTCGGGCATCGCCGAGGAGCTGGAGCGAGCCATCGACCGCGGCATGACGATCACCGTCGTCCCGTCGTAA
- a CDS encoding urea ABC transporter substrate-binding protein — protein sequence MSRKGVSRRRFVTAGGAALVAGLAGCSQSSGSGASTDGKSSGETVKIGVLEDRSGTFALNGTPKWQASKLAIEEINADGGIDGAQIELFDPDPQSDNSRYKQLTRKMIQQRGVDALWAGYASSTREAIRPIVDRQDQLYFYTTQYEGGVCDKNVFAVGPTARQQLGSVLPYLREEYGPKIYTIAADYNFGQLSADWVKVLADENDAEVIGEEFISLDTSQFSSTINNIQEADPDFVMSMLVGKNHTAFYKQKASAGLDVPIGTSTAMAQGYEHRRLEPPAMENIYAGVNYMEEIPSESNTRDGGFVDRFYEMFPDAPYINEEAQTNYFSTYMYKKAVEQAGTFEQPEVKEALESGISLGPEHAPEAPEGGSIELDGATHHVDHHMWVMKADAEHNVEAVKDEKIPEKFLSETVGCDLTQEDEETQYTPRDYFEEAE from the coding sequence GTGAGTCGGAAGGGCGTTAGTCGGCGGCGCTTCGTCACCGCTGGCGGTGCCGCACTCGTCGCGGGGCTCGCCGGCTGTTCACAGAGCAGCGGGAGCGGCGCGTCGACTGACGGAAAGAGCAGCGGCGAGACGGTCAAGATCGGCGTCCTTGAGGACCGCTCGGGCACGTTCGCGCTCAACGGCACCCCGAAGTGGCAGGCCAGCAAGCTCGCCATCGAGGAGATCAACGCCGACGGCGGCATCGACGGCGCGCAGATCGAGCTGTTCGATCCGGACCCCCAGTCCGACAACTCCCGGTACAAACAGCTCACCCGGAAGATGATCCAACAGCGCGGCGTCGACGCGCTGTGGGCCGGCTACGCGTCCTCGACGCGGGAGGCGATCCGCCCCATCGTCGACCGCCAGGACCAGCTCTACTTCTACACCACCCAGTACGAGGGCGGCGTCTGTGACAAGAACGTCTTCGCGGTCGGGCCGACCGCCCGCCAACAGCTCGGCAGCGTCCTGCCGTACCTGCGCGAGGAGTACGGGCCGAAGATCTACACCATCGCCGCCGACTACAACTTCGGTCAGCTCTCGGCGGACTGGGTGAAGGTGCTCGCCGACGAGAACGACGCCGAGGTGATCGGCGAGGAGTTCATCAGCCTCGACACCTCGCAGTTCAGTTCGACGATCAACAACATCCAAGAGGCGGACCCGGACTTCGTCATGTCGATGCTCGTCGGGAAGAACCACACCGCCTTCTACAAGCAGAAGGCCTCGGCCGGGCTGGACGTGCCCATCGGCACCTCGACGGCGATGGCACAGGGCTACGAGCACCGCCGCCTCGAACCGCCGGCGATGGAGAACATCTACGCGGGCGTCAACTACATGGAGGAGATCCCGAGCGAGAGCAACACCAGAGACGGCGGCTTCGTCGACCGGTTCTACGAGATGTTCCCAGACGCCCCGTACATCAACGAGGAGGCCCAGACGAACTACTTCTCGACGTACATGTACAAGAAGGCCGTCGAACAGGCCGGCACGTTCGAGCAGCCGGAGGTCAAGGAAGCGCTCGAATCCGGCATCAGCCTCGGTCCGGAACACGCCCCGGAAGCGCCCGAGGGCGGCTCGATCGAACTCGACGGGGCGACCCACCACGTCGACCACCACATGTGGGTCATGAAAGCCGACGCCGAGCACAACGTCGAAGCGGTGAAAGACGAGAAGATCCCCGAGAAGTTCCTCTCGGAGACGGTCGGCTGTGACCTCACGCAGGAGGACGAGGAGACGCAGTACACCCCGCGAGACTACTTCGAGGAGGCCGAGTAG
- a CDS encoding energy-coupling factor ABC transporter ATP-binding protein: protein MTAIEATGLRYAYPDGTLAVDGVDVTIDAGERVALLGPNGAGKSTLLQLLGGLVEPDAGTVRYFGETTDADSVRERLSVLTQDPAEYLFNPTVREDLAYGPAQQDLPRAEVERRVARLADRLDLDGLLSKPPFRLSGGEQRRAALASALTVEPDALLLDEPVSNVDAANRAEILSLLDELSAEGGPASEASGGSSERRSDGVTLVTSTPETELVPHVADRVILLDSAGEVAARGPTREILTDVDLLTDCDLRPPQVVRLFEGREDVPLTVAEARARLDG from the coding sequence GTGACCGCTATCGAGGCGACGGGTCTGCGGTACGCCTATCCGGACGGGACGCTCGCCGTCGACGGCGTCGACGTGACGATCGACGCGGGCGAGCGGGTCGCGCTGCTCGGCCCGAACGGCGCGGGCAAGAGCACGCTCCTCCAGTTGCTCGGCGGCCTCGTCGAACCGGACGCCGGGACGGTCCGGTACTTCGGGGAGACGACCGACGCCGACTCGGTCCGGGAGCGCCTGAGCGTCCTCACGCAGGACCCCGCCGAGTACCTGTTCAACCCCACCGTCAGAGAGGATCTCGCATACGGCCCGGCCCAGCAGGACCTTCCGCGAGCCGAGGTCGAGCGCCGCGTCGCGAGACTCGCTGACCGACTCGACCTCGACGGACTGCTCTCGAAGCCGCCGTTCCGACTCAGCGGCGGCGAGCAGCGCCGCGCGGCGCTTGCGAGCGCGCTCACCGTCGAACCGGACGCGCTCTTGCTCGACGAGCCGGTGAGCAACGTCGACGCCGCTAACCGCGCCGAGATCCTCTCGCTGCTCGACGAGCTCTCGGCCGAAGGCGGCCCCGCGAGCGAAGCGAGTGGGGGATCGTCGGAGCGCCGCTCCGACGGCGTCACGCTGGTCACGTCCACGCCGGAGACGGAACTCGTCCCGCACGTCGCCGACCGCGTGATTCTGCTCGATTCCGCCGGCGAGGTGGCCGCCCGCGGCCCGACCCGCGAGATACTGACCGACGTCGATCTGTTGACCGACTGCGACCTTCGCCCGCCGCAGGTCGTCCGCCTGTTCGAGGGGCGAGAGGACGTGCCCTTGACGGTTGCCGAGGCGCGCGCCCGACTCGACGGGTGA
- a CDS encoding ABC transporter permease subunit: protein MVNGLNLAFQYLQQFSVLVLAAVGLAIIFGIMGVINLAHGEFIMVGAYATVFGYHDLGLPLLASMGLAVVVTAAFGFVVERLLIKRTYGRLFDSMVVTLGLSLVLSQGMLVLRGTSEPSIPTPFGTITYGAFSQSLYKVALALVAVGVLAVVYWLFTQTAYGVRARATIQNEEMSRALGVTTERVYSQTFAIGSALAGLTGALLAPLVSVNPTMGGTYLVKSFVVVVVGGPSVVLGTGLSGGLLGAVDAGVTYFYDQTMGSIVLLVVTVFVIRFFQDGITGFVERARDRLAAEGA, encoded by the coding sequence ATGGTCAACGGGCTGAACCTCGCCTTTCAGTACCTCCAGCAGTTCTCGGTGCTGGTGCTCGCGGCCGTGGGGTTGGCCATCATCTTCGGTATCATGGGCGTCATCAACCTCGCACACGGGGAGTTCATCATGGTCGGCGCGTACGCCACCGTCTTCGGCTACCACGACCTCGGACTCCCGCTGCTCGCGTCGATGGGACTCGCAGTGGTCGTGACGGCCGCCTTCGGATTCGTCGTCGAACGCCTGCTCATCAAGCGGACGTACGGGCGGCTGTTCGACTCCATGGTCGTCACGCTGGGCCTCAGTCTCGTCCTGTCACAGGGGATGCTCGTCCTGCGGGGGACCTCCGAGCCGTCGATCCCGACGCCCTTCGGGACCATTACCTACGGGGCGTTCTCCCAGTCGCTGTACAAGGTCGCGCTCGCGCTGGTGGCCGTCGGCGTCCTCGCGGTCGTCTACTGGCTGTTCACGCAGACGGCGTACGGCGTCCGGGCCCGCGCGACGATTCAGAACGAAGAGATGTCCCGCGCGCTGGGCGTCACGACCGAGCGAGTCTACAGCCAGACGTTCGCGATCGGCTCGGCGCTGGCCGGGCTGACCGGCGCGCTGCTCGCGCCGCTGGTCTCGGTCAACCCGACGATGGGCGGCACCTACCTGGTCAAGTCCTTCGTCGTCGTCGTGGTCGGTGGCCCGTCGGTCGTCCTCGGAACCGGACTGTCCGGCGGGCTACTCGGTGCCGTCGACGCCGGCGTGACGTACTTCTACGACCAGACGATGGGGAGCATCGTCCTGCTGGTCGTGACGGTGTTCGTCATCCGGTTCTTCCAGGACGGGATCACCGGATTCGTCGAGCGCGCCCGCGACCGCCTCGCGGCGGAGGGGGCGTAG
- a CDS encoding ABC transporter ATP-binding protein — MTLLSLSSVTVGYESTPILRDVDFSVDRGEIVGVMGKNGVGKTTLMKTVIGLLEPWQGTITYDGTDLTTSSADQRARAGMGYIPQGRDVFPDLSVEQNLEMGEHVNAGSDDYRYDEIYDFFPVLEERASQDAGTLSGGERQMLAIARALVSNPDLLLLDEPSEGVQPSIVDQISADMRTINDELGTTILFVEQNLGVIREMADRCYAMERGEIVDELEGTQLDDEDAIASYLAV; from the coding sequence GTGACGCTCCTGTCGCTCTCCTCGGTGACCGTCGGTTACGAGTCGACGCCGATCCTGCGAGACGTGGATTTCTCCGTCGACCGCGGCGAGATCGTCGGCGTCATGGGCAAGAACGGCGTCGGGAAGACGACGCTGATGAAGACGGTCATCGGCCTCCTCGAACCGTGGCAGGGGACGATAACCTACGACGGTACCGACCTCACGACCAGTAGCGCGGACCAGCGCGCCCGCGCCGGGATGGGGTACATCCCGCAGGGCCGGGACGTCTTCCCCGACCTCTCCGTCGAGCAGAACCTCGAGATGGGCGAACACGTCAACGCCGGCTCCGACGACTACCGCTACGACGAGATATACGACTTCTTCCCGGTCCTCGAAGAGCGGGCGAGTCAGGACGCGGGGACGCTCTCGGGCGGCGAGCGCCAGATGCTCGCCATCGCCCGCGCGCTCGTCTCGAATCCCGACTTGCTCTTGCTCGACGAACCGAGCGAGGGCGTCCAGCCCTCCATCGTCGACCAGATCAGCGCCGACATGCGCACCATCAACGACGAACTCGGCACGACCATCCTCTTCGTCGAACAGAACCTCGGCGTCATCCGCGAGATGGCCGACCGCTGCTACGCGATGGAGCGGGGGGAAATCGTCGACGAACTCGAAGGAACGCAACTGGACGACGAGGACGCGATCGCCAGCTATCTGGCGGTGTAA
- the nikR gene encoding nickel-responsive transcriptional regulator NikR: protein MSDDIDRISLTLPSAMVERLDGIVDDWEYASRSEAIRDSLRDFFADYEWETAGDEQHHGTIVIVHDHHVSGIADDLQTIQHEMADAITSVQHIHLSHDTCMETLVVEGAAGDITELANRLRALGGVQQVKVVLVGQ from the coding sequence ATGAGCGACGACATCGACCGGATCAGCCTGACGCTGCCGTCGGCGATGGTCGAGCGGCTGGACGGGATCGTCGACGACTGGGAGTACGCCAGTCGCTCCGAGGCGATCAGGGATTCGCTGCGGGACTTTTTCGCCGACTACGAGTGGGAGACCGCCGGCGACGAACAGCACCACGGGACGATCGTCATCGTTCACGACCACCACGTCTCGGGCATCGCCGACGACCTCCAGACCATCCAACACGAGATGGCCGACGCCATCACCTCCGTCCAGCACATCCACCTCTCGCACGACACCTGCATGGAGACGCTCGTCGTCGAGGGGGCGGCCGGCGACATCACCGAACTCGCCAACCGCCTCCGCGCGCTCGGCGGCGTCCAGCAGGTGAAAGTCGTCCTCGTCGGCCAGTAG
- the cbiQ gene encoding cobalt ECF transporter T component CbiQ produces MARTDLLDRTVAAIAARARWFLLAEDVPERSGFLQAVAPSVKLVGVVALVAFTVTRRDLQSVALLAGVAAALALLSRVPARTFLGRATGPAAFAVVVVAPQAVLMDGPTFAGTPLSAPGVEYVAVFAVRVAACVAFLSVLLLTTRFSDLLAALRRLRAPTIAVSLLAITYRYLLLFFAELERMVRARRGRTLAEPDLRRTWRDSGNFVGTFLLRSLERGEGVQRAARARGGTGATPTRSRGSLGAADAGFALVVLAAVAGVSLA; encoded by the coding sequence ATGGCGCGCACTGACCTGCTGGACCGCACCGTCGCGGCGATCGCGGCCCGGGCCCGCTGGTTCTTGCTCGCCGAGGACGTGCCCGAACGGTCCGGCTTCCTGCAGGCCGTCGCGCCGAGCGTCAAGTTGGTCGGCGTCGTCGCCCTCGTCGCGTTCACCGTCACCCGGCGCGACCTGCAGAGCGTCGCCCTCCTCGCGGGGGTGGCCGCCGCGCTCGCGCTCCTCTCTCGGGTCCCCGCGCGCACGTTTCTCGGGCGAGCGACCGGGCCGGCCGCGTTCGCGGTGGTCGTCGTCGCCCCGCAGGCTGTCCTGATGGACGGTCCGACGTTCGCGGGGACGCCGCTGTCGGCCCCCGGGGTCGAGTACGTCGCGGTCTTCGCCGTTCGCGTGGCCGCCTGCGTCGCCTTCCTCTCGGTCCTCCTGCTGACGACGCGCTTTTCGGACCTGTTGGCCGCGCTCCGCCGCCTGCGCGCCCCGACCATCGCCGTCTCGCTGCTGGCGATCACCTACCGGTATCTGCTGCTGTTCTTCGCGGAACTCGAACGGATGGTCCGCGCGCGGCGGGGCCGCACGCTCGCGGAGCCGGATCTACGCCGCACGTGGCGCGACTCGGGGAACTTCGTCGGCACGTTTCTCCTGCGGAGCCTCGAACGCGGCGAGGGGGTCCAGCGGGCCGCCCGCGCCCGCGGCGGAACGGGCGCGACGCCGACCCGCTCTCGCGGTTCGCTCGGCGCGGCCGACGCCGGATTCGCGCTGGTCGTCCTCGCCGCCGTCGCCGGGGTGAGCCTCGCGTGA
- a CDS encoding PDGLE domain-containing protein, giving the protein MAPDWLPRALAALLVLTLLAPVFGWAAGAVGYAEPLENAAEATGATDHAESSGVAPLPDYGVPGLGGASGTLVSAIVGTALTLLAAAGLGRLLGTDSDGAH; this is encoded by the coding sequence ATGGCCCCCGACTGGCTCCCGCGTGCTCTCGCGGCGCTGCTCGTCCTCACGCTGCTGGCTCCGGTGTTCGGGTGGGCGGCCGGCGCGGTCGGCTACGCCGAGCCGCTCGAGAACGCCGCCGAAGCGACCGGCGCGACCGACCACGCCGAATCGAGCGGCGTCGCACCGCTCCCCGACTACGGCGTCCCCGGCCTCGGTGGCGCGAGCGGGACCCTCGTCTCGGCGATCGTCGGGACGGCGCTGACGCTGCTCGCGGCGGCCGGTCTCGGTCGGCTGCTCGGTACCGACTCCGATGGCGCGCACTGA
- a CDS encoding energy-coupling factor ABC transporter permease has translation MHIPDGYVDLSLALLFGALSAAVLGYAAKRIDGEISDARAPLVGVVAAGVFAAQMLNWPIPGGTSAHFVGGAFAAILLGPHLGALCVATVVTIQALVFGDGGLVVLGANVFNMAIVEVYVGYAVYRAVAPYGEFRAAFAAGWLGITAGALSAGLQLGLSSAFEYQLLTTLAIMGVGHLVLGLVEGAITAAVYRYLADARPDLRPTAAGEASV, from the coding sequence ATGCACATTCCAGACGGGTACGTCGACCTGTCCCTCGCGCTGCTGTTCGGCGCGCTCTCCGCCGCGGTGCTCGGTTACGCCGCCAAGCGGATAGACGGGGAGATCTCCGACGCCCGCGCGCCGCTCGTCGGCGTCGTCGCCGCCGGCGTCTTCGCTGCCCAGATGCTCAACTGGCCCATCCCGGGCGGGACGAGCGCTCACTTCGTCGGCGGCGCGTTCGCCGCCATCCTGCTGGGTCCACATCTCGGCGCGCTCTGCGTGGCCACCGTCGTGACGATCCAGGCCCTCGTCTTCGGCGACGGCGGCCTCGTCGTCCTCGGCGCGAACGTCTTCAACATGGCCATCGTCGAGGTGTACGTCGGCTACGCCGTCTATCGCGCGGTCGCGCCCTACGGCGAATTCCGCGCGGCCTTCGCCGCCGGCTGGCTCGGTATCACCGCCGGCGCGCTCTCGGCCGGCCTCCAGCTCGGCCTCTCGTCGGCGTTCGAGTACCAGTTGCTCACCACGCTGGCCATCATGGGCGTCGGCCACCTCGTCCTCGGCCTCGTCGAAGGTGCGATCACGGCCGCCGTCTATCGGTATCTCGCCGACGCTCGGCCGGACCTCCGACCGACCGCCGCGGGGGAGGCGAGCGTCTGA
- a CDS encoding MarR family transcriptional regulator, translating to MTESDGEAIADLPPSAKLVYKVLEYDGPLTQKGIVEESMLSARTVRYALERLDEVGVIEEDVYFADARQNLYEITEQPAEQADAAVSD from the coding sequence ATGACGGAATCCGATGGGGAGGCCATCGCAGACCTTCCACCGAGCGCGAAGCTCGTCTACAAGGTGCTGGAATACGACGGGCCGCTCACCCAGAAGGGCATCGTCGAGGAGTCGATGCTATCTGCACGCACGGTCCGCTACGCCCTCGAACGCCTCGACGAGGTCGGTGTCATCGAAGAGGACGTCTACTTCGCCGACGCCCGACAGAACCTCTACGAGATCACCGAACAGCCCGCAGAACAGGCCGACGCGGCCGTCTCCGACTGA
- a CDS encoding ABC transporter ATP-binding protein — translation MSESASGDPNVRETAAQLATGTNTETLLQTDDVVKRFGGFTATDHVDFGVKAGEIRCLIGPNGAGKSTLMKLITGQHPVTEGSVYFNGSDITDDDPHERIDRGLSMKFQVPSVFEELTVRENARLPVQRFASGDDRRRRVDESLSAAGLDGEGETRAGDLSHGQQQQLEIAMAASLEPDLLLLDEPVAGLSTAERRAIAERIETLNEERGIAFIVIEHDTDFVERISEQVTVLHQGSVFREGTIDEIKADPEVQRIYLGGDAE, via the coding sequence ATGAGTGAGAGCGCATCCGGCGACCCGAACGTCAGGGAGACCGCCGCGCAACTGGCGACCGGGACGAACACCGAGACGCTGTTGCAGACCGACGACGTGGTCAAGCGCTTCGGCGGCTTCACCGCGACGGACCACGTCGACTTCGGCGTGAAGGCCGGCGAGATACGGTGTCTCATCGGCCCGAACGGCGCGGGCAAGAGCACGCTGATGAAGCTCATCACGGGCCAGCACCCCGTGACCGAGGGAAGCGTCTACTTCAACGGCTCCGACATCACCGACGACGACCCCCACGAGCGCATCGACCGCGGCCTCAGCATGAAGTTCCAGGTCCCGAGCGTCTTCGAGGAACTGACCGTCCGCGAGAACGCGCGGCTCCCGGTCCAGCGGTTCGCGAGCGGCGACGACCGCCGCCGGCGCGTCGACGAGTCGCTCTCGGCCGCCGGTCTCGACGGCGAGGGCGAGACGCGCGCCGGCGACCTCTCGCACGGCCAGCAACAGCAACTGGAGATCGCGATGGCCGCCTCGCTGGAACCCGACCTCCTCCTGCTCGACGAACCGGTCGCCGGGCTCTCGACGGCGGAGCGACGGGCCATCGCCGAGCGGATCGAGACGCTCAACGAGGAGCGGGGCATCGCCTTCATCGTCATCGAACACGACACCGACTTCGTCGAGCGGATCTCCGAGCAGGTGACCGTCCTCCATCAGGGGTCGGTGTTCCGGGAGGGCACCATCGACGAGATAAAGGCCGACCCGGAAGTTCAGCGGATCTACCTCGGAGGTGACGCGGAGTGA